The Arcanobacterium pinnipediorum genome includes a region encoding these proteins:
- the rpsT gene encoding 30S ribosomal protein S20, with product MANIKSQKKRIKTNEKRRVRNQGYKSELKTLVRKTREAIAAGDAEAATEALKVTSRKLDKAVSKGIIHKNQAANRKSKLAVQVAKLG from the coding sequence GTGGCAAACATCAAGTCCCAAAAGAAGCGCATTAAGACCAACGAGAAGCGTCGTGTACGCAACCAGGGTTACAAGTCCGAGCTTAAAACACTCGTTCGTAAGACCCGCGAAGCAATCGCTGCTGGCGATGCAGAGGCTGCTACCGAAGCCCTCAAGGTTACCAGCCGCAAGCTGGATAAGGCCGTTTCTAAGGGTATTATCCACAAGAACCAGGCTGCTAACCGCAAGTCGAAGCTCGCCGTTCAGGTAGCTAAGCTGGGATAG
- a CDS encoding aldose 1-epimerase — MSGTTVESTVFDGLPAWKLTSVSGASAVVVERGATLISWEPEPGINVIDGYISRAELEDGRDARSKVMAPWPGRLSGSTYVFEGQTYTVDELPPGAAHGLVGTADFVATSTAGALVLEYSFPGSAGYPWPFKLSVVFSIETGAEREEHLTVSLTAEHDLAHGIPLALGWHPYLRFPQSRASNMSVMIPARTRVVYDSTLVPRPGEAAYAGINAPFQLDFLGAQKLDASFRGLIPDENGVVTTVLRDPATNAEIDIAQEPAEAPLVHIFTSDGVTRNERGSVAIEPLSHVADAFNRPDAAGSIVLAPGISRSLTVTVTYRK; from the coding sequence ATGAGTGGTACAACTGTTGAATCGACTGTATTTGACGGATTACCAGCGTGGAAATTAACATCCGTGAGTGGGGCAAGTGCTGTTGTAGTTGAGCGCGGTGCAACATTGATTTCGTGGGAGCCTGAACCTGGGATCAACGTGATCGATGGCTATATTTCTCGAGCTGAGCTCGAAGATGGCCGTGACGCACGCTCTAAGGTTATGGCTCCGTGGCCTGGCCGCTTATCCGGATCAACCTATGTGTTCGAAGGTCAAACCTATACTGTTGATGAACTCCCGCCGGGGGCTGCCCATGGCTTAGTCGGAACTGCTGACTTCGTTGCAACAAGTACCGCAGGTGCCTTGGTTTTAGAATATTCCTTTCCTGGATCGGCTGGCTACCCCTGGCCGTTCAAACTCTCAGTGGTATTTTCAATTGAAACAGGCGCTGAGCGAGAAGAACATTTAACTGTTTCCTTGACGGCAGAACACGATCTTGCCCATGGTATTCCGTTAGCTTTGGGCTGGCATCCGTATCTGCGTTTCCCTCAGTCGCGTGCTTCGAACATGTCTGTCATGATTCCGGCGCGCACTCGGGTTGTTTATGATTCGACTCTAGTTCCACGCCCGGGTGAAGCAGCCTACGCTGGTATCAACGCGCCGTTCCAGCTTGATTTCCTCGGTGCCCAAAAGCTCGATGCCTCTTTCCGTGGCCTGATTCCAGATGAAAATGGCGTTGTAACAACTGTTTTACGTGACCCAGCAACAAACGCTGAGATCGACATCGCACAAGAACCTGCGGAAGCTCCACTAGTTCACATTTTCACCTCCGATGGTGTAACTCGCAACGAACGCGGATCGGTAGCTATTGAACCGTTAAGTCATGTTGCTGATGCGTTTAACCGACCTGATGCAGCTGGTTCGATCGTTCTTGCGCCAGGAATCTCACGATCGTTAACTGTCACGGTCACATATCGTAAGTGA
- the holA gene encoding DNA polymerase III subunit delta: MTWEKIKLAPILLIQSGEAVYADRAIRLVKHQARELDPHTDIQEIDAQSYSAGSLFALASPSLFGERRLLIVPELESLNTALEHDLLQYLEHPEEDVFIVLRHNGGARGKKMLNALAKAQVPTTKIEAVKNQRDKTQAVMNDVRAAGRKMTTEAVGALIEAIGSDLRELLASVQQLLADVEGLITDEHVHTYFAGRIEAKGFNVADALIGGNVGQAVNLARHALATGSSPTAILGAIASKLRTMAQLLGQRSGVMDVKVSIVPWMADRAKRDMRGWSANGLAAAISAIAQADADVKGGSRDPGYALERGILAVGRARALK, from the coding sequence ATGACATGGGAAAAGATAAAACTTGCACCGATTCTTCTTATACAATCTGGTGAAGCAGTTTATGCAGATAGAGCAATAAGGTTGGTTAAACACCAAGCCCGAGAGTTAGATCCGCATACCGATATTCAAGAGATTGATGCGCAAAGCTACAGCGCAGGATCGTTGTTTGCGCTTGCCTCCCCGTCGTTGTTTGGAGAACGACGATTACTCATCGTGCCAGAATTAGAATCGCTCAACACTGCCTTAGAACATGATCTTCTCCAGTATCTTGAACACCCGGAAGAAGATGTTTTTATAGTTTTACGGCACAATGGCGGGGCACGCGGCAAAAAAATGCTCAATGCCTTAGCCAAGGCGCAAGTGCCAACAACAAAGATTGAGGCGGTAAAGAATCAACGCGATAAGACCCAAGCGGTTATGAATGATGTTCGAGCTGCAGGTCGGAAAATGACTACAGAAGCTGTCGGTGCACTTATTGAGGCAATCGGTTCAGATCTACGAGAACTTTTAGCTTCCGTCCAACAGCTGCTTGCCGATGTCGAAGGGCTTATCACCGACGAACACGTCCATACATATTTCGCGGGACGAATCGAAGCAAAAGGCTTTAATGTTGCAGATGCTCTCATTGGTGGAAATGTCGGGCAGGCAGTGAATTTGGCACGTCATGCACTGGCAACTGGCTCCAGCCCGACTGCAATTCTCGGGGCAATTGCATCAAAACTAAGGACCATGGCGCAGCTACTTGGCCAACGCTCAGGAGTTATGGACGTCAAAGTTTCTATCGTGCCGTGGATGGCCGATCGCGCTAAACGTGATATGCGCGGATGGAGCGCCAACGGTTTAGCGGCTGCAATTTCGGCAATCGCACAAGCAGACGCAGATGTTAAAGGTGGCTCCCGAGATCCTGGATATGCGCTCGAACGCGGTATCTTAGCAGTTGGCCGCGCCCGTGCCCTGAAATGA
- a CDS encoding helix-hairpin-helix domain-containing protein — MTQPLPRNSQHFHLGKLRRSPRTRLGYSDTFSQSGQVSTPQSPNRQRTLAKAALAMGAGDDVSALALQGRRSRFLLDSDAGRIVAIILVILCIVVVTRTFVYASHTEISSASAISETKSASSLGGLEQPIGDEAPENTVPVPKNNSLVDPGQVTVYLTGAVHKPGVYTLPSKSRVNDVVTAGGGLTDSADTRYINLAALISDGEHVHIKDEGESADEVASPDAHQAQEQTMVDINSASQLTLESLPGIGPATASAIIKWREEHGRFPSVDSLTDVPGIGVKTLDRLREYIRAD, encoded by the coding sequence ATGACTCAGCCATTGCCACGTAATTCACAACATTTTCATCTGGGAAAGCTTCGGCGTTCACCACGTACTCGCTTAGGGTATAGCGATACCTTTAGCCAGAGCGGCCAGGTATCAACACCACAATCACCGAATCGTCAACGAACATTAGCTAAGGCAGCATTAGCGATGGGTGCTGGTGATGACGTCAGTGCATTGGCTTTGCAGGGCCGAAGAAGTCGTTTCCTGCTAGATTCTGATGCTGGACGAATTGTTGCAATTATTTTGGTAATTTTGTGTATCGTCGTTGTGACAAGAACATTTGTGTATGCTTCACACACCGAGATATCGTCTGCTAGCGCTATATCTGAAACTAAATCTGCGTCGAGTTTAGGTGGCTTAGAGCAACCTATTGGTGATGAGGCACCAGAAAATACAGTGCCGGTGCCCAAGAACAACTCTCTAGTAGATCCTGGGCAAGTTACCGTCTACCTCACTGGAGCAGTTCACAAACCAGGTGTCTATACTTTACCAAGTAAGTCGCGCGTAAATGACGTTGTTACCGCTGGCGGTGGATTAACCGATTCAGCAGATACCCGATACATCAATCTTGCTGCACTGATTTCAGATGGTGAGCACGTACATATCAAAGACGAGGGAGAATCTGCTGACGAGGTTGCTTCTCCTGATGCACATCAAGCTCAAGAGCAGACGATGGTCGATATTAACTCTGCCTCTCAACTCACTCTTGAATCTCTTCCAGGAATCGGCCCGGCAACGGCCAGTGCAATTATTAAATGGCGTGAGGAACATGGGCGATTTCCCAGTGTTGATTCTTTAACAGATGTACCTGGAATAGGAGTGAAAACACTGGATCGGTTGCGTGAATATATACGTGCGGATTAG
- a CDS encoding helicase HerA-like domain-containing protein, producing the protein MTSQADLAKLKAAALAAQAEAAEAKAAAAQAAYEAAQLGSDRTPDPATTSQSNESDTDSSEVEVENDSSAAQLPHVTATKPLSDYAQEIVAGYASEAAALTIGTYIEDGSPQPGIEIALPLAMLNRHGLVAGATGTGKTRTLQLLAEGLSTAGVPVFITDIKGDLTGLLEPGEQSEKLMERVRSQGQTWHPQSFPTELYTLGGEGKGTPIRTTVSDFGPLLLSKVLGLNDTQESALSLIFHWADQERLALIDLNDLRAVISYLTSDEGKPQLSTIGGIASATAGVILREVAELQAQGADSFFGEPAFEVTEFIRRNGDGYGVISALELPDVQSRPALFSTFVMWLLAELFEVLPERGDLAQPELVFFFDEAHLLFSGSSTEFIDQVIQTVRLIRSKGVGIFFVTQTPKDVPADVLAQLGAKVQHALRAHTPNDVKALKDTVKTFPTSPLDLQEILPNLGTGEAIVTILDDHGRPSPVAPTRIWAPAAAMGVASDATIEEAIAQSYSMDKYRDPVDPQSAFELINARIEAEKAAKEAQRIADEQAKEQERLARELEKQIAAEERNREKELEKLRKKAEKDAQRQAKRRESVFDSVLKTAGRTLAREITRGLFGTRRR; encoded by the coding sequence ATGACATCACAAGCAGACCTTGCCAAACTCAAAGCAGCGGCACTCGCCGCTCAAGCCGAAGCGGCCGAAGCTAAAGCAGCCGCCGCCCAAGCAGCCTATGAAGCAGCTCAACTAGGTAGTGATCGCACTCCTGATCCCGCTACTACCTCACAGTCTAACGAATCGGATACCGATAGCAGCGAAGTTGAAGTAGAAAATGATTCATCGGCCGCACAACTGCCCCACGTCACTGCTACCAAGCCGCTGAGCGATTACGCGCAAGAAATAGTTGCCGGATACGCCTCCGAAGCTGCAGCGCTGACTATCGGCACCTATATCGAAGATGGTAGTCCACAACCCGGCATAGAAATTGCTTTGCCGTTAGCAATGCTAAATCGGCACGGGCTGGTCGCCGGAGCTACTGGGACTGGAAAAACTCGCACCTTGCAACTCCTTGCGGAAGGATTATCCACAGCTGGAGTACCCGTTTTTATCACAGATATCAAAGGAGATCTTACTGGACTACTAGAGCCAGGAGAACAATCTGAGAAACTAATGGAGCGTGTTCGTAGCCAAGGTCAAACGTGGCACCCACAGAGTTTCCCAACCGAACTTTATACCTTAGGCGGAGAAGGAAAAGGAACTCCCATTCGCACAACTGTTTCGGATTTTGGACCGTTGCTACTGTCTAAAGTGCTTGGACTTAACGATACTCAAGAGTCAGCACTTTCCCTGATATTCCACTGGGCAGATCAAGAACGCCTCGCACTCATTGATCTTAATGATCTGCGAGCTGTGATTTCCTATTTAACATCAGATGAAGGAAAACCACAGCTTTCTACTATTGGTGGTATTGCCTCTGCGACTGCTGGAGTTATACTGCGCGAAGTCGCTGAACTTCAAGCACAAGGCGCCGATTCTTTCTTTGGGGAACCTGCTTTCGAGGTCACAGAATTTATTCGGCGTAATGGCGATGGGTACGGGGTGATTTCGGCATTAGAGCTACCAGATGTTCAATCTCGTCCCGCACTGTTCTCTACGTTTGTGATGTGGCTGCTGGCCGAGCTCTTTGAGGTACTTCCAGAGCGTGGCGATCTAGCCCAGCCAGAACTTGTTTTCTTCTTCGACGAGGCGCATCTGCTTTTTTCCGGGTCCTCAACGGAGTTTATCGACCAGGTTATCCAGACGGTACGACTAATTCGTTCCAAAGGAGTCGGAATTTTCTTCGTCACCCAAACTCCAAAAGATGTTCCTGCAGATGTGCTGGCCCAACTCGGCGCTAAAGTACAACATGCTCTTCGAGCGCACACACCAAATGACGTAAAAGCACTCAAAGACACCGTCAAAACCTTCCCCACCTCACCGCTAGATTTGCAAGAGATATTGCCGAATCTGGGAACCGGCGAAGCAATCGTGACGATCTTGGACGACCATGGCCGTCCTTCACCTGTTGCTCCGACGAGAATTTGGGCTCCGGCAGCGGCTATGGGAGTGGCCTCTGATGCGACAATCGAAGAGGCCATAGCTCAATCCTATTCGATGGATAAGTACCGCGATCCGGTCGATCCCCAGTCCGCTTTCGAATTAATTAATGCGCGGATCGAAGCTGAGAAAGCAGCGAAGGAAGCACAACGGATTGCCGATGAGCAGGCTAAAGAACAAGAACGCCTGGCTCGAGAGTTGGAAAAACAAATCGCGGCAGAAGAACGTAATCGTGAAAAAGAGCTGGAAAAACTGCGTAAAAAGGCAGAAAAAGATGCTCAACGCCAGGCCAAGCGCCGCGAGTCAGTCTTTGATAGTGTGCTCAAGACTGCCGGGCGAACATTGGCACGGGAGATCACCCGTGGTCTGTTTGGCACCCGGCGTCGGTAA
- the lepA gene encoding translation elongation factor 4, which produces MPVSTAAELATIEPAATDPSRIRNFCIIAHIDHGKSTLADRMLQLTGVVAERDMRAQYLDRMDIERERGITIKSQAVRMPWTVNSNAYALNMIDTPGHVDFSYEVSRSLAACEGAILLVDAAQGIEAQTLANLYMAMENDLVIIPVLNKIDLPAAYPEKYAAEIGALLGVDPDSVIRVSGKTGQGVAELLDRIVKDVPAPVGDENAPTRAMIFDSVYDSYRGVVTYVRVVDGNLTPRQRVSMMATDTAHELLEIGVISPEPKPSKGLGVGEVGYLITGVKDVRQSRVGDTVTDLRKRAEHALAGYRDPKPMVFSGIYPIDGSDYPALRDALEKLKLNDAALTYEPETSVALGFGFRCGFLGLLHLEIIRERLEREFDLDLIATAPSVIYRVVTDAGEEHVVANPSEFPDGKIKSIYEPLVEATILTPKDYVGSVMELCQQRRGIMGGMDYLSEDRVELHYKLPLAEIVTDFFDQLKSRTKGYASLDYKEEGEQMADLVKVNILLNGETVDAFSAIVHRDAAYHYGVEMTAKLKALIPRQQFEIPVQAAIGTRVIARETIKALRKDMLAKCYGGDVTRKRKLLEKQKAGKKRMKSIGRVDVPQEAFVAALASEMPEAKKK; this is translated from the coding sequence GTGCCTGTATCAACTGCCGCAGAGCTCGCAACGATAGAGCCTGCCGCCACTGATCCGTCGCGGATCCGTAACTTTTGTATTATTGCCCACATCGATCACGGAAAGTCCACACTTGCTGACCGGATGCTTCAGCTCACTGGTGTGGTTGCAGAACGCGATATGCGCGCGCAATACCTGGATCGGATGGATATCGAACGCGAACGCGGCATCACCATCAAATCCCAAGCTGTACGTATGCCATGGACGGTTAATTCCAACGCGTATGCGCTCAATATGATTGACACCCCTGGGCACGTCGATTTTTCTTATGAAGTCTCGCGGTCGCTAGCAGCGTGTGAAGGTGCGATCTTGCTGGTAGATGCAGCTCAAGGCATCGAAGCGCAAACCCTAGCAAACCTGTATATGGCGATGGAAAATGACCTGGTCATTATTCCAGTGCTCAACAAGATTGACTTACCGGCCGCTTATCCAGAGAAGTATGCGGCAGAAATTGGAGCCTTGCTCGGCGTTGATCCCGATAGCGTGATTCGGGTATCGGGCAAGACTGGCCAGGGCGTTGCGGAACTATTGGATCGTATCGTCAAAGACGTTCCCGCCCCGGTTGGCGATGAGAATGCGCCTACGCGCGCCATGATTTTCGATTCGGTCTACGATTCGTATCGCGGAGTGGTGACCTATGTTCGCGTTGTGGACGGCAACCTAACGCCGCGTCAGCGCGTGTCGATGATGGCTACCGATACTGCTCACGAACTGCTAGAAATCGGCGTTATCTCGCCCGAACCCAAACCGTCGAAGGGCTTAGGCGTTGGCGAGGTCGGCTATCTGATCACCGGCGTCAAAGACGTCCGCCAATCGCGTGTTGGTGATACAGTCACTGATTTGCGCAAACGAGCTGAGCACGCATTGGCCGGTTATCGCGATCCAAAACCGATGGTGTTCTCGGGTATTTATCCGATCGACGGTTCAGACTATCCAGCTTTGCGTGATGCGCTGGAGAAGTTGAAATTGAACGACGCTGCACTGACCTACGAGCCAGAAACATCCGTTGCGCTTGGTTTCGGTTTCCGCTGTGGCTTCCTGGGTTTGTTGCATCTGGAGATTATCCGCGAGCGCTTAGAACGCGAGTTTGATCTAGACCTCATCGCAACCGCACCTTCGGTTATTTATCGAGTAGTCACCGATGCAGGCGAAGAGCATGTGGTTGCTAACCCGTCGGAATTCCCGGACGGCAAAATCAAATCAATTTATGAGCCGCTCGTTGAGGCCACGATTTTGACACCGAAGGATTACGTTGGTTCTGTGATGGAATTGTGTCAGCAACGTCGCGGAATTATGGGCGGAATGGACTATCTCTCTGAAGATCGGGTGGAGTTGCATTACAAGTTACCACTAGCTGAAATCGTCACTGATTTCTTCGATCAGCTCAAGTCGCGCACTAAGGGTTATGCTTCGCTCGATTATAAAGAAGAGGGCGAGCAGATGGCGGATTTGGTCAAGGTTAATATCTTGCTCAACGGTGAAACCGTGGACGCATTTTCGGCGATTGTTCACCGCGATGCCGCCTACCATTATGGTGTGGAAATGACTGCTAAGCTCAAGGCGCTCATTCCGCGGCAACAGTTCGAGATTCCAGTCCAAGCTGCGATCGGTACTCGTGTTATTGCTCGCGAGACAATCAAAGCCTTGCGTAAAGATATGCTGGCTAAATGTTACGGCGGTGATGTTACTCGTAAGCGTAAGTTGCTTGAAAAGCAGAAGGCGGGTAAGAAGCGTATGAAGTCCATTGGTCGCGTCGATGTTCCGCAAGAAGCCTTTGTGGCCGCGTTGGCTTCGGAGATGCCGGAGGCTAAGAAGAAGTGA
- a CDS encoding type II toxin-antitoxin system PemK/MazF family toxin yields MSIWNRVTSLVIEIGRQALKNTQSASTKRRKYRRSPKSASQLGNQKQETQAFHLPLPHEQAIEYDVHTLGLPQFTYAPIRNDAPDPGEVVWAWVPYEENDGRGKDRPVLVVAMYGPDHVVFAQTTSKDHDHDADDEAHWGRYWMDIGSGDWDDRHRQSEVRLNRLLIAHVDQIRRTGGKLDQQIYATVVREIQSYLR; encoded by the coding sequence ATGAGTATATGGAATCGTGTCACGAGCCTGGTGATTGAGATTGGTCGCCAGGCGTTAAAAAACACCCAGTCAGCGTCCACGAAGCGCCGCAAATATCGACGCTCACCGAAATCGGCTTCTCAGCTTGGAAACCAGAAACAAGAAACTCAAGCTTTTCACCTACCTCTTCCTCATGAGCAAGCAATCGAGTACGACGTTCATACCCTTGGCTTGCCCCAATTTACTTACGCTCCGATCCGAAACGATGCCCCTGATCCTGGCGAAGTTGTCTGGGCGTGGGTGCCGTATGAAGAAAACGACGGACGCGGCAAAGATCGCCCCGTCCTCGTCGTGGCAATGTATGGCCCTGACCATGTGGTTTTTGCCCAAACGACCTCTAAAGATCACGATCACGATGCCGACGACGAAGCTCACTGGGGACGCTACTGGATGGATATCGGCTCTGGAGATTGGGATGACCGCCATCGGCAATCAGAAGTTCGCCTCAATCGGTTACTCATTGCTCATGTGGACCAGATTCGACGTACTGGTGGCAAACTAGACCAACAGATTTATGCCACCGTCGTTCGAGAGATTCAATCTTATCTGCGCTGA
- the trmB gene encoding tRNA (guanosine(46)-N7)-methyltransferase TrmB: MTTTNQPTERNKNYGRIISFTRRGSRLGDKFEKVMAEHGPHYVIDYPAGQAQTTIADDAFIDLAAAFGRVAPIVVEIGPGSGEQLISQAKEHSEWNFLALEAWAPGVARCVNAAVREGVENVRVMEVDAAQALPIIFRTDVEAPNPRAREVWTFFPDPWRKTRHHKRRIVNETFARTIAGVLADDGLWRMATDWDNYAWQMRDVIERSQWLTNLHPGENPDPNDEGDFVGGFAPRWTGRIMTRFEQRGIDAGRTIHDVVARPAPVAHRITLP; the protein is encoded by the coding sequence GTGACGACGACGAACCAGCCAACTGAGCGCAACAAGAATTACGGCCGTATCATTTCGTTCACTCGCCGCGGTTCGCGGTTGGGGGATAAGTTTGAAAAGGTGATGGCTGAGCATGGTCCGCACTATGTGATCGACTATCCGGCCGGTCAAGCCCAGACGACGATTGCCGATGATGCGTTCATTGATCTGGCGGCTGCCTTTGGGCGAGTTGCGCCGATTGTGGTCGAGATCGGCCCGGGTTCTGGCGAACAGCTTATTTCTCAGGCAAAGGAACATTCGGAGTGGAATTTCCTTGCGTTGGAAGCGTGGGCACCTGGCGTGGCGCGGTGTGTGAACGCTGCCGTGCGTGAAGGGGTGGAGAATGTTCGTGTGATGGAGGTAGATGCTGCCCAGGCACTACCGATTATTTTCCGCACCGATGTTGAGGCGCCTAACCCACGGGCTAGGGAAGTATGGACGTTCTTCCCCGATCCGTGGCGCAAGACCCGCCATCATAAGCGCCGTATTGTTAATGAGACGTTTGCGCGCACGATCGCTGGCGTTTTAGCTGACGATGGTCTATGGCGCATGGCCACTGATTGGGACAACTATGCCTGGCAGATGCGTGATGTTATTGAGCGTAGTCAATGGCTGACGAATCTGCATCCGGGTGAAAATCCAGATCCAAACGACGAAGGCGATTTCGTTGGCGGATTTGCGCCTCGGTGGACCGGGCGAATCATGACTCGCTTCGAACAGCGCGGTATTGATGCCGGCCGCACAATTCATGATGTGGTTGCGAGGCCGGCACCAGTTGCCCACCGTATAACGTTGCCGTGA
- a CDS encoding PH domain-containing protein has protein sequence MALSEKLLGRDEHVIRHMHEHVKTLLWNACGLVLILVAFGFALIFLPDSLRPWGTWLSIALGVAGIFVVWFLPWLRWMTSTYTITNRRIITRTGIFSKTGHDIPLARVSNVAYQHDLIDRLVGAGTLILETSAAQPLVLRDVPRVEEVHVELTELLFATDNDEMDA, from the coding sequence ATGGCATTATCAGAAAAACTACTTGGCCGCGATGAGCATGTCATTCGGCACATGCACGAGCATGTAAAAACTCTGTTGTGGAACGCGTGCGGACTTGTTCTGATCCTTGTCGCTTTCGGTTTCGCGCTGATCTTCCTTCCTGATTCGCTTCGTCCGTGGGGAACTTGGCTATCGATAGCTCTCGGCGTAGCTGGGATATTCGTCGTGTGGTTCTTGCCGTGGCTGCGATGGATGACATCGACATACACCATCACTAATCGTCGCATCATCACGCGCACCGGAATTTTTTCGAAAACTGGCCACGATATTCCGCTTGCGCGGGTATCTAATGTTGCCTATCAACACGATCTCATCGATCGCTTAGTTGGTGCCGGGACGCTTATCTTAGAAACCTCTGCCGCTCAACCGCTTGTGTTGCGTGACGTGCCACGAGTTGAAGAAGTCCACGTTGAGCTCACCGAACTTTTGTTCGCTACCGATAATGACGAAATGGATGCCTGA
- a CDS encoding ComEC/Rec2 family competence protein → MSAQDYRLAMPALASWWTVLLGPQYALYIGSFSLVLIVLLSIGVGRKTLSRYTPTIFVVCLAGCCASMTTTIHHEAAQRGLIAYVYDLQLSVTATGRIESFPIDAQGSTRFIFRTFEAQAGADYEQSQSLLDVKISGSANVERYDVVQIEGVVEKCQYQGISDMCFSARTLRLVQPAQGWHGYVGRIHKALQSYDESTAVVHDALLTGIAIGDDSRLPQSYREKMRVLGLAHLTAVSGAHISMIILIVVMLVGWRWPVITGLSSCVAIVGLTTVVDPQPSVSRAALMGLLYSLGIGMRYSVTAFPLLALTVIVSSLFEPNIARSLGFILSVIAVAAIVAGGAPVAKYLSTIMPKWVGETIAVPYIAGVVTIPLIAGFQQELSVFSVIANVLVAPVIFPLTILGLVGGFLMPLIPALATYFLAIAQVCSGWIDIVVELVPVLSFTPYITGLIVSILGLIALYAVHRRYGVAKIATDVGY, encoded by the coding sequence GTGAGTGCACAGGATTATCGGCTGGCAATGCCAGCTCTTGCTAGCTGGTGGACGGTTCTTCTTGGTCCGCAATATGCGCTCTATATTGGCAGCTTTTCGCTGGTACTGATTGTATTGTTGAGTATAGGTGTAGGTAGGAAAACGCTGTCGAGGTACACACCAACGATTTTCGTCGTCTGCCTAGCAGGTTGTTGTGCATCGATGACAACAACTATTCATCATGAAGCAGCCCAACGCGGGCTTATCGCATATGTCTATGATCTCCAACTCTCAGTCACCGCTACCGGACGCATCGAATCATTTCCCATAGATGCACAGGGCTCCACGAGGTTCATCTTTCGGACCTTCGAAGCACAAGCTGGCGCGGATTATGAGCAATCGCAGTCTTTGTTGGATGTTAAAATTTCAGGTTCGGCTAACGTCGAGCGCTACGATGTGGTGCAGATTGAGGGAGTAGTGGAAAAATGCCAGTATCAAGGCATTAGCGATATGTGTTTTTCAGCGCGTACGCTACGCCTGGTTCAACCAGCCCAGGGATGGCACGGCTATGTGGGACGGATACATAAAGCACTGCAATCTTATGATGAGTCGACGGCGGTAGTTCACGATGCGCTGCTGACCGGTATTGCTATTGGTGATGATTCACGCCTGCCACAATCGTATCGCGAAAAGATGCGGGTTTTAGGTTTAGCGCATTTGACTGCAGTTTCAGGTGCACATATTTCGATGATCATCCTGATTGTTGTGATGTTAGTAGGATGGCGTTGGCCAGTTATCACGGGGTTGTCATCTTGTGTAGCGATAGTGGGGTTAACAACGGTAGTAGATCCACAACCATCGGTGTCACGGGCAGCGCTGATGGGATTGCTCTATAGCCTAGGGATTGGAATGAGATATTCAGTCACAGCTTTTCCATTACTTGCTTTGACGGTGATCGTTAGTTCATTGTTCGAACCCAATATTGCAAGAAGTTTGGGATTCATCCTCTCAGTTATTGCAGTTGCGGCGATTGTGGCAGGGGGCGCTCCGGTAGCTAAATATTTGTCAACGATTATGCCAAAGTGGGTAGGTGAAACTATCGCGGTGCCCTATATTGCCGGGGTAGTAACTATTCCGTTGATAGCAGGTTTTCAACAAGAGTTGTCAGTTTTCTCGGTGATCGCAAATGTACTTGTTGCTCCCGTGATTTTTCCCCTTACAATTCTCGGTCTTGTAGGAGGTTTTCTCATGCCGCTAATTCCTGCGCTGGCAACTTATTTTTTGGCTATAGCTCAGGTATGTTCTGGATGGATTGATATAGTTGTGGAGCTGGTACCAGTATTATCCTTCACGCCCTATATAACGGGTTTGATCGTAAGCATTTTAGGATTAATAGCGTTGTATGCGGTTCATCGCCGTTACGGCGTAGCTAAGATAGCCACAGACGTGGGATACTAG